The Lysinibacillus timonensis nucleotide sequence TTGTTCAAAAAAAAAAAATCTTTTAATCATATTTTTATCGTAATTTACCTTTAAAAATAAGAAGTGACCCATTTCACATAATCGGGTCACTTTTTACTATTAATATTCTTTAAATTTTTATGGTATTTTATCTGCTAAGATATTATTCTCAATTCTAAATTAACAAATCATTTTGGACGCCATGTGCGTAAAAACTTTTCTGTTCGTTCTCTTCCAATTTTCATCATCGTATCTTTTCCATTCTCATCTAAGTCAAATTGAGTTGCACCGTAATCATCAACTGGTATAAAAATAATATTTTTTTCATGTTTTCTAGAAATATAACGCTTATCATGTGCATCTTTCATCGTTTCAAAGAGTGCTTCAAACATTTGAAGTCCATTATGGATCATATGTGGTTTCGATTCTTCTTTTGGGTTACTAAGTTTAAGGCCAAGAATAGGACGTTGTTTGTTGCCATTGTCGAATATCCATAATGGAAAGTTACTTAAAACACCACCATCTACAAAAATACAATCCTCCTTTTGACTTTTTAGTTTAATAGGTTCAAAGAAAAAAGGAATACCACAACTCATTCGTAATGCCTTTGCTATCGAAAAATTTTTCCAATTTATACCGTAAGATGCTAAATCATCAGGAAATACAACCATCTTACCATTTGTTAAATCAGATGCTACAAGTTTTAATGAACCTCGGGGTATATCATCAAATGTGTACACATCTTTTTCAGCTAGCTTTTTATAGAACCATTTTTCTAATGCATTCCCTTGGTATAATCCCATTCGAAAGTATAAATTTAGCCATTTTAAGATCGGAAGGGTACGAGTAATTTTTGGTGGATCAAGAAGTGACTTTAAATCTAATTCGTCTAATAATGCCTCAATTTCGTTCGCTTTATATCCAGCTGCTATAAAACAAGCTAAAATTGCACCAGCACTAGTTCCAGCAACTCTTTTAAAATGAATATCATTTTTCTCTAATACTTGTAGAGCCCCAACGTAAGCAAAGCCTTTAATACCACCACCTGAAAATACGCCATCTATTAACAATCTGTTCGCCCCTTTAACTCTTCCTTTTTTATACTGTAAGAAAAAGGGCGAGAAAATAGAACTTATGTCGAAAAAAAGACGCATATGAAATGAAACTTGTGTTAGAGGGAATTGCGTAGGGAATCATTGTGTGACGTATTACCGATCTCACTTCTCACATAAAAAAAGTATTTGGCTTAAAACTACATGCCAAATACTTATAATCATTTTAGTCATTTAATCTAGAAGGATTATGTTTGTTATCAGGTTTATCTTTATTTTCATTTTTATTAAGCTTTTTTGCTTGTTCATTTTGACCGATGACATCAAAATCATCAGGACTTAGGTCGAAACCATATCCATATTCCTCTCGGTCAAGTCCATTTCCTTTTTTACTATTTTTCTCGTTCGCCAATGATGGTCACCTCCACAATGAACAATAT carries:
- a CDS encoding patatin-like phospholipase family protein — encoded protein: MLIDGVFSGGGIKGFAYVGALQVLEKNDIHFKRVAGTSAGAILACFIAAGYKANEIEALLDELDLKSLLDPPKITRTLPILKWLNLYFRMGLYQGNALEKWFYKKLAEKDVYTFDDIPRGSLKLVASDLTNGKMVVFPDDLASYGINWKNFSIAKALRMSCGIPFFFEPIKLKSQKEDCIFVDGGVLSNFPLWIFDNGNKQRPILGLKLSNPKEESKPHMIHNGLQMFEALFETMKDAHDKRYISRKHEKNIIFIPVDDYGATQFDLDENGKDTMMKIGRERTEKFLRTWRPK